Proteins from one Xiphophorus hellerii strain 12219 chromosome 8, Xiphophorus_hellerii-4.1, whole genome shotgun sequence genomic window:
- the LOC116724293 gene encoding sterile alpha motif domain-containing protein 3-like, with protein MAEMEAKLRVIIDDRIEKLVLPSGIPPTVEELHNIVKETFGISTEFSLQYFDLEFEDYFTLHNSDLIKHKGTIKVVHTSPILLNLYAAHESLDSSFVQQSTDCDSASFEESTASNAESSAGTSSSQDTIILSGRSTTERCQPWPKQFPIPQFAYETEMYLERGNEDYKKNGTLLTTSKIKADILEKLAETVYTYTAYPSGSQISDVAQALVNKYPFLKEPGSFAGYYGWQQSLKYKMSNYRTKLRGYGVPEVLCNALKHKTPADKKSAKNVKKPRKAEVNFLPPYPAGEDEESQEQERIQLLTEVKKKDNNALIKEKMAKTFAHRRNEIINQSPSIGDIKARWPALFETSHIQDEFHRITMVHLESKFMSKLDEYTPRLLNLFHSKGGNMGLRLQAILLKTPSNPDINMTRDVIIRCLMLYLGESTDQLLKEYDDADEDSVSQDLAVQSLKIYNVKANMSEDPDIGIVVDGVKILTALGNFPRACSLLVGLAYAVNLAYPKELRYTFEVFQKLLLGLDSSKLSPKVNSLRNKLLA; from the exons ATGGCAGAGATGGAGGCAAAACTCAGAGTAATAATTGACGACCGAATTGAGAAGTTGGTCCTTCCATCAGGAATCCCGCCcactgtggaggagctgcataATATTGTGAAGGAGACCTTTGGGATTTCTACTGAGTTCAGTCTTCAGTATTTTGACTTGGAATTTGAAGATTATTTTACTCTTCACAACAGTGATCTTATCAAACACAAAGGCACTATAAAGGTTGTTCACACTTCTCCTATTCTTCTGAACTTGTATGCAGCTCATGAAAGTTTGGACAGTTCCTTTGTTCAACAGTCCACTGACTGTGACTCTGCATCGTTTGAAGAGTCAACTGCATCAAATGCAGAGTCATCTGCTGGAACATCTTCTTCACAGGACACCATTATCCTGTCTGGGCGCAGTACCACAGAACGCTGTCAGCCATGGCCAAAGCAGTTCCCCATTCCACAGTTTGCATACGAAACTGAGATGTACCTTGAAAGAGGCAATGAGGACTACAAGAAGAATGGAACACTTCTCACTACCTCTAAGATCAAGGCAGACATACTTGAGAAACTGGCTGAAACTGTATATACTTATACAGCCTATCCATCAGGTTCACAGATAAGTGATGTTGCTCAGGCACTTGTCAATAAATATCCTTTTCTCAAGGAACCCGGTTCCTTTGCAGGTTACTATGGCTGGCAGCAAAGCCTTAAATACAAGATGTCAAATTATCGCACCAAACTCAGAGGCTACGGTGTTCCTGAGGTGTTATGCAATGCACTGAAACACAAGACCCCTGCGGACAAGAAGTCTGCAAAGAATGTAAAAAAGCCTCGAAAAGCAGAGGTAAATTTCCTTCCTCCTTACCCGGCTGGAGAGGATGAAGAAAGTCAAGAACAAGAGAGGATTCAGTTGCTTActgaagtaaagaaaaaggacaacaacgcattgataaaagaaaaaatggccAAAACATTTGCACACAGAAGAAACGAAATCATCAACCAATCACCCAGTATAGGGGACATCAAAGCCAGATGGCCCGCTCTATTTGAGACATCTCAC ATCCAGGATGAGTTTCACAGAATCACAATGGTGCATCTTGAATCAAAGTTCATGTCCAAACTGGATGAATATACTCCTCGACTTCTGAACCTCTTCCACTCCAAGGGCGGAAACATGGGGTTGAGATTGCAGGCTATCCTACTCAAG ACTCCAAGCAATCCTGACATCAACATGACCAGAGATGTTATCATTCGATGTTTGATGCTGTACCTTGGGGAATCTACAGATCAACTCTTAAAAGAGTACGAT GATGCTGATGAAGACAGTGTGTCACAGGACCTTGCTGTTCAAAGCCTGAAGATCTACAATGTCAAAGCTAACATGTCAGAGGATCCAGACATCGGTATCGTGGTGGACGGCGTGAAAATTCTAACTGCTCTGGGTAACTTTCCAAGGGCTTGCTCCCTGCTTGTTGGGTTGGCATATGCTGTGAATCTTGCCTATCCAAAGGAGCTCAGATACACGTTTGAAGTGTTTCAGAAACTTCTCCTCGGGCTGGATAGTTCAAAGCTCTCCCCAAAAGTGAACAGCCTCAGGAATAAACTACTGGCTTAA